The genomic segment CCTCCTACCTGCCAGCAGCTCTCACTGCGCAGCCGCAGCGCCGGTTGCCGGGCGACGCGTTTGTTGATGGGGTGGGTCTTGGCGCCGGCGCGAGGAAGGAAGCGGGAAGATCGGCGGGGGTAGGGGGGAAAAACGGggaatggtgggtggggggggggaacggggaatggtggatgggtgggggggggaacggggaatggtggatgggtgggggggggaacggggaatggtggatgggtggggggggggaacggggaatggtggatggggggggggaacggggaatggtggatgggtgggggggggaacggggaatggtggatgggtgggggggggaaacggggaatggtggatgggtgggggggggaacggggaatggtggatgggtggggggggggaacggggaatggtggatgggggggggggaacggggaatggtggatgggtgggggggggaacggggaatggtggatgggtggggggggaaacggggaatggtggatgggtgggggggggaaaacggggaatggtggatgggtgggggggggaaaacggggaatggtggatgggtggggggggaaaacgGGGAatggtggatgggtggggggggggaaaacggggaatggtggatgggtggggggggggccggggaatggtggatgggtgggggggggggccggggaatggtggatgggtggggggggctggggaaTGGTGGATGGGtaggaggggggacggggaatgGTGGATGGGTAGGGGGGGCGGGGAATGGTGGATGGGTAGGGTGACGGGTGGGTGGATGGGAGTTGTGGGGGGAagtcatccccccccccactctggctCGGTCCCCTTCCCCTGGCAGATCCCTGAGGGCAGGCCCGCCCCACCTCTAGCCCTCTCCCCCCCAAggctccccacccccattcttgGGCTCTCCCCCAACCCCACTACAtctctgcctcccccccccccccccccccaatccagccCATGTACCACCTCCACCCTGGAACTACCCTGAGGATTCCATGACCTGCCACACCTTCCAGGCCACAGTTCTCCTCTGCAGCTGCTCTCTGACTAGAAACCTCTGAACCCTCACACAatctggccattcagcccaatatATCTGTGCTGGTGTTTatgcacccctctccctccaatcaATCCTCTCTTAATGTGCAGCAGAACCACTCCAGAACCACTCCAGAACCATCCCTGGCTCCCCACGAAGGATAACAGCCCCACTCCTATCCCTCATCTTCATCTCTCCTCTCTGCTGATCCCGAGCTCCTATTCCCTGGAACTCTTCCTCCCCCACTGCACATCCATGGGGCGCAGCTATTGCCACCAGCTCCAATAAACAGGTTTTTTGTGGTCCTGTGCAGAAGCTGGGTTGACAAAGTGCTGAGTAAATTCCCACCTCAGGTGGGAAGTCACAGTTACCAGGAGAGGCTGCTAATGGGGGGGTGGTGAAACTCTTGTTGCAGCAGCTGTGAGCTGGCATGGCCAAACTCGTCCCGGCATGTGCCAAATTCCTGCCTCGGGAATACAGCCTTTCAAACAAGGCGCTCCACCACAACGCAGAGGTTCACCGGTCACGATCAGAGCGTCTGGTGCTGGAGAGCGAGAGGTTGGTGGATGAGATCGAGAACATCACGAGGAAATCCCAGCGAGATGTCAACAAGAAGCTTGGTAAAGTCTCCTCAGAGTTGCCCTGACCCCAGGCCCCTTGAAGTAGCGCGTGGGCCCTCCACCATAACATGTCGCCAACttgaacagcacagaaacaggctccttgaGATGCTTATATGCTGGTCCTATTTATTCTCATTAGGCTCGTTTTCCCAGTGCACCTTTCATGTCCATATAACTGTCCAAACACATTTTAAACATTGCAGTTATATGCCCATGAATTATATATCATGTTGGCCACACCAAGACTAGTGTGTGCAAGAAGTAAAACACGgacgtctgcagacaccgtggttggagtaaaaacatgatgctggaggaactcagcaggtcaaactatgtcctttatgtggcaaaagcaaagatacagaaccaacatttcagacttgagccctttgtcaaagtacGGGCAAAATGTTGATAGccttctgaacaaaatggtggggggggggggggaggaggagcacagtcccacagggaggaggtaataggtggataagggagggaggacagcaACAAGCTGGGAggactctgaatggagagggaaaggggtagagagctggaggaagagagagagaaggatgggaagggagggagaacggggagtgggccagcaggaacgggagaagtcaatgttaaatcCCGTCTGCTTGAAGAGTGTGcagacggaaaatcaagtgttgctcctccaatttatgggtggtcttggtggaatagcACACGGCATTCgagtatgggagtggggcgcagaattgaactGATGCAGGCAaagagaaggtgctcagtgaaacaatctcccagtctgcgccggTCTCTCTGATGGAGAGAAGGCCATGAAGGTGTAAACAGAGAAGCTGGAgtgactcagcagatcaggcagcatccatagagaggaatggccatttaagagactgttagacaagcacatggatgggtggaaggaaaatggaaggttatggggtagTCTTTTTAATGGTGGGAATATTCTGTcattcagcacaacattgagggccactGTTCTATGTAATTCTctgaagggggaggagcagaggctaACAGGTAAAAGGTTCTTCCACGTTCCTGACAAAAGGGCCGGGCCTGAAACggcgactgccttttacttcctctggatgctgcttgacctgcactTTTGGGTACTGCACATAAACTTGGACTTGAGCCGTACTTTCAGTTCCCAAGGCCCAAAGCTCTGGGATGCCTTTCCCAAATTCCTTCACCTCTCTCCGTTTTAAAGACTCCCTAAAGCTTATCTCTTTTACCTGATGTAGTTTCCCAATGTTGCTCGGGTGTCACTCCTGTGAAACATCTCAGGATGTTACGTGAGGCCAGAACAAtgggacgtagcctcaagatccaggggagtagacttaggacggagatgaggaggaacggcttttcccagagggtggggaatctgtggaattcgctgcccatagaagcagtggaggcgacctcagtaaatacatttcaagatttgttattgtcatgtaataaaaacagtacaatattacacggaatttgctttagtctgccgtaaaccagatagattcaccatcggcagaaattacagtcagagaaagagaagcaaaagatccCTCCTCccagagtcatcgagtgtccgtggattcggctctagcgctcccgcagccacataaagttcagtccaaaccatcggcagacCGAACTCCAGATCTGAACTTCTGACACGATCGGGAAGTTCTCGGCACCCTCTCACTTAtccagctccgatacctggtagCCCCTTCCACCagccttgagccagtctccagcggtcTGCCGCCTGTTGTGAACCCCTCGACTGCAGTCGCCAAGAGCACGCCACCCGTGCGTTTCTTCAGTCACAGAGTTCCTCATTGGCCCGCCACCATGGCCACCATCCcatggatcatctcctctgcttctcctcaaacggagggtgggggggtggtggtatctctgttttctggtgccctgtgccactcctctgcttccccggtaTCTGTAactcctcgtggctgctgccaaaggcatcgccatcttgggtgcagatccCGTGGTCgcagtatttttttaatgaaaccgTCGGCTCcaataacaggctgtttaaagcctgtacagaaccgATGCCAGACAGACTGGGCAAGAGGACCATATCTCCATTCCTTGCTCTCCCAGAGTCCAACACCAGTGACAGCACTGCTGTTACAGTCGCTCTGCTAGTGCCGACGtatttaaaacaaggttggatagatttttacatagttggggaattaagggatatggggaaaaggcaggtgggtggaggtgagcccatcatcagatcagccgtgatcacattgaatgggggagcagggctcgacgggccggatggctgcctcctgctcctatttcttatgatgaTGAAGGCACTTTATAACTGCAGGCTGTTGTTGTAGACCAGAGGATTGAGGAAGTCACCTTCTGGGAGAGGGAGCTCAACACCAAGTTGGACGAGCTGTCTGATGAGACAGAGCTGCTGCTGGGCCAGAAGAAACGCTCGGAGAAAGCTCTGGACAGCTGCTCCGCCCCTCTCTGCAtcatccagcagtgcctcctgaATCGGTACGGGCCAGTCGGCAGTTGGTCTACCACTCCCAGGGTTTGTACACCCCGAACGGGACGGAGAGTGAGCCGGTTCCCGCAATGCTGAGCTGGTCCATAGGTTGCCAGCCACTACAAgctaggatgggtttagagggatgtgggccaaatgcagccaGCTGGGGTCAAAAGCCCGGTACCTACATTTCATCTCGGAACCTGTTCATAGACACTCAGGCAGAGGGACTTTGTGCAAAATCCTGCGTCAAAGTtggatgtgatggtaaagttgtacaagatgttggtgaggccaaatttggagtttaatgtgcagctctggtcaccaaactacaggaatgatcattaaaatagaaagagggcagggaagattaactaggatgttgcccagacttcaggaactgagttacagggaagggttaaacaggttaggactttattccctggagcttagaagaatgaggggagatttgatcaaggtatttaaaattatgagggggacagacagagtaaatgtaggatggctttttccactgaggggaggtgagatacaaacagaggacatgggttaagagtgaaagtggaaaaatttaaggggaacttcttcacacagagagtggtgggggtgtggaacgagctgccagctgaagtggtgaatgcgggcccaaatttaatttttgaggaatttagagaggtacatggttgggaggggtatggaggtcaGTGAAACtcggcagaaaaatggtttggcacagactagacggACCTGTTTTTGTGattaaatgttttctaaactgggAACTTGCTATAAAAGGCTACACTGGGTGGGAGAGGCATTTTTACTGGTCTCTGAGGTGGCACATAGCAACAGTGGCCCAGCCCTGTGAGCCTTCTTCCAGTGACCACCTCCTGGGGATGGCTGCAGCAAGGCATCGTTATAGGAGACCAGGCCCTTGACAGGGTAATCACGAGCAAAGTCTGTTTGGACAGACCTGGATGCTGGCTGGCCTTCATCCCACTGCTTCAGTGCTAACTATATGTCCATCTCCCATGGATGGTGATAGCTCAGGGCAAGGGTGGGTGGGGCGATATCCTGGGTCAGGGCAGTCGAGATGGTTTCCTGGAGCAGGGGTGAGGGgcttgggtgggtgggtgatATCCCAGGTTGGACCGGGtgcagtcgggggggggggggggttccatccCTCTTTCCCAGTGAGCTGTGCGCCTTGCTGGCTGTGTTGCAGAGAAAAGCGAGTGGCCATCGATCTGGTCCACGATGAGGTAGAGCAGGAGCTGCTGAAGGAGCAGGAGGTGTTGGAGGGCGTCATCGTGCTGCTGAAACGCACCCTGGAACAGACTGATGAGCAGATCAGGTGGGTAAGGGGCACACCTTCCTCCAGGGAGCCGAGCAAACACCTCCCTTCATAACATCCACAGGTCCCACACTCTCCTTTCACTTCCAGTGCTGAGGGGGGCCCTGTGCcatgggaggggcagtgagggagcCCCGCACCATGGGTGGGGCAGTAAGAtatgggagcagaagtaggcctttcggcccaccGAGTCCATCCCACCATTTCATAATGaggtgatccattctcccattgagccccactcctctgcctttccccataacctttgataccctgatgtTTCCGATATCTGGCTGTCCCAATGGACTGTTTTATTGTCCACCCCTGCTGGTGAACAGTGCATGCTCCAGTGGAAAGCAGTGGATGGGAGGAGGGGCATTTTGGGCTGACGTTTAACCCTTAAACAACAGCAGCTAAACAGATCAGCTAGTTGTTATCAACTTGCTGATTTTAAGACAGATATAAAGTGGTTCCATGGTCAGTGAGGTGCTTTGGGGTGTCCTGACATTGTGGCGGGAACAGTGAGACACAAGTGTCTTAATACTGAACCTCACCTTTTGTCTGCTTCCACTCCAGGTTAAATCGTACAGCTAAATTTTATTTGGAGAAGGATTTGCAGGACAAGTCCGCAGCTCTGAAAGTGGACAAATTCACTGCAAATCTCACCAACAACTCTCCAAACATTGACTACAGCCCCAACGTCGTCAGGATGGAGGGGCAGTAAGTTTGAATGTAGGAGCTGTGAACATGCCTGTGTCATACTGGATGAAGGTTGGAGATGCATGCAGTAGCATTATAGAAATGAAACAGTTTTGTCCTGCGTCCTGGAGCCAGTGTGTTTGGGGAAGTGGGAGTTAGATGGAATGGGATGGAAAGTATTTCTGTAAAATGCagcagctgggggtggggggtgggattcGGCAGTGGTTGCACTGCTTGTTGAAGATGACTGAGAAACTGGCTGCATGTAAGACACACTAAGTgaatcacaaaagtctgcagaaactgtgattgtggtaaacacacagaaatgctggaggacctcggccacttctcgcagcgtccacaggagaccAAGATAAaatgccaacatttcgggcctgagtccttcaaggaataagaataagaaaaagcAGGAGTTTTCAGAATAGAGAGTGCTGgctgggaggaatccagaccaacaacaggtgtcaattggatatgataagggcagaggtgagaattgattatgtttgtgttaaaggagacagggaaaatggAGAGAAACTAGGGaaagaagtgaggggggggggggaagggtgggtttaaTGAAACCCAGATAAGCTGATGTGAATGCCATCAGATTGAAGAATGCCTCGTTGGAAGATGAggagttgtttctccaatttccgggtggtctcagtctagcagtgcatgagaccatggacagacatgtcagcaagggaatgggatggagattgaaatgggaggccactaggagatccacactattgtggcagacagaaccTAGGatgtcccagtctgcatccaatctctccgatgCAGAGACCACATGGTGAGCAGCAGATGGAGTGGACGaccactgcagattcacatgtgaaGTTTTTCATTCAatgggaaggactgtttggggccccgaatggtgctgaaggaggaggtgtgggctcaagtgGAGGATCTCCTGTTGTTACAGGGGCCGGTCCCAAGGGGATTACTTGtggggagagaaatggacaaGGGAGTTGATGACAGAgtgatccctgcagaaggcagagaggggaatatgtatctAGTAATGGGATCACAtaataggtggcagaaatggcaaagGAAAATGTGTTAGACACGGAGGCTGGAGGGGCAGTAGGCGAAGACAAGGGGAATTCTTTTCCTGTTGTGCGTAGGGAtggagagggccagggcagatgtgtgggtaatgacatgcaagacctcatcctgggtgcagatgcgatggagatggGAGAATTTGAGAGGatggaatggaatctttacaggggacagggtggggggaaagaggtgTAGTtggggtagctgtgggagttggtgggtttgtagaagatgcctGTCGAgtgtttgtctcccgagatggaaagagaggatcaaggaaagggagagttgCTGGAAATGGAAGACAGACTGTTCCATTGcctgaggagttgtgaatggaattgaatAGTGTGCAGACACCAGTGAATGCTCCACTGCTGACCTTCTGAAGTAGATGAAGATGGTTGGTCCCAGGACACCACCATGCGAAACCCCTGGAGCACTGACCAGGACCTCCAACCTTCCCTTGCATAAAGTCTGACCCCACCCAACCACTGGAgggtctcttccccccacccccgatgCCCAATGTCCAGAGCTCTCTGACACTGCACTTGGTCAAACACTGCCATCTTTGGGGTTTGGACCCAGATTGTGATGAGCTCTGGAATTGCGAGGACCCGCTGAAACCCATACTGGGGACCAGTGAGCAGGTTCTCTTTGATAATTGGCCAGATCACCCTCCACCCTTCTGTTCAACCTCTCCCTGCAAGGTTGGTGGTTGAGAGTGGACTTTCACTGGATTCCTGCTTGTGGTGAACAGGACCTTTCTGGGCAATGTGTCAGTGTTGAGTAGACATTAGTGTGGTAACTGGCCAGCAACAGCTGGCGAGAGATGTCATCAGGTCCAGAGGACAGGTCTTCTGTACTATAGCTGGGACGTTGTCCAGCTCCAGCCAGAGCTACATTCAGCACTCTCAACCATTCCATCTCCAAGGTAACAGCCTCAAAGACTGAATGGCCTTCCTAGATTCAAGGGGCTataacagactagaggggctgaatggcctcatgtTGTTCTTTTGTAACAGACTGGAATGGCTGAACAGCCTCAGCAATAATCTGGTGCTGTACTTCATGTTTTCAAGCTCTGTCGCCCCAAAGGAGTGGCAAGATTTCACCAACACCAACATCGTGAATGCAGGCAAGCAGAAAAACAACTCCATGGCGATGCGCTCGCTGATCGATGGCATCTTGTCGCAAACCACGGACGATATGCTGAAGCAAGTTCAGCGTGTGAACCAATCATTCCAGTTTCACATCAAGGAAACAAAAGATGCAAAATCCAGGCTGGAACAGCA from the Narcine bancroftii isolate sNarBan1 chromosome 14, sNarBan1.hap1, whole genome shotgun sequence genome contains:
- the tekt1 gene encoding tektin-1 isoform X1, which encodes MGSCELAWPNSSRHVPNSCLGNTAFQTRRSTTTQRFTGHDQSVWCWRARGWWMRSRTSRGNPSEMSTRSLAVVVDQRIEEVTFWERELNTKLDELSDETELLLGQKKRSEKALDSCSAPLCIIQQCLLNREKRVAIDLVHDEVEQELLKEQEVLEGVIVLLKRTLEQTDEQIRLNRTAKFYLEKDLQDKSAALKVDKFTANLTNNSPNIDYSPNVVRMEGQFSSSVAPKEWQDFTNTNIVNAGKQKNNSMAMRSLIDGILSQTTDDMLKQVQRVNQSFQFHIKETKDAKSRLEQQLSKVMDEISSQEKNIELLRKTIQDKEGPLMVAQMRLEIRAKRPNMELVRDPAQYRLISEVQEIIQSVDRLQATLGQAEAELRGLRRNQLALEEEIEIKTNSLYIDDVQCMNLRNSISINYF
- the tekt1 gene encoding tektin-1 isoform X3, which translates into the protein MAKLVPACAKFLPREYSLSNKALHHNAEVHRSRSERLVLESERLVDEIENITRKSQRDVNKKLDQRIEEVTFWERELNTKLDELSDETELLLGQKKRSEKALDSCSAPLCIIQQCLLNREKRVAIDLVHDEVEQELLKEQEVLEGVIVLLKRTLEQTDEQIRLNRTAKFYLEKDLQDKSAALKVDKFTANLTNNSPNIDYSPNVVRMEGHSVAPKEWQDFTNTNIVNAGKQKNNSMAMRSLIDGILSQTTDDMLKQVQRVNQSFQFHIKETKDAKSRLEQQLSKVMDEISSQEKNIELLRKTIQDKEGPLMVAQMRLEIRAKRPNMELVRDPAQYRLISEVQEIIQSVDRLQATLGQAEAELRGLRRNQLALEEEIEIKTNSLYIDDVQCMNLRNSISINYF
- the tekt1 gene encoding tektin-1 isoform X2; protein product: MAKLVPACAKFLPREYSLSNKALHHNAEVHRSRSERLVLESERLVDEIENITRKSQRDVNKKLDQRIEEVTFWERELNTKLDELSDETELLLGQKKRSEKALDSCSAPLCIIQQCLLNREKRVAIDLVHDEVEQELLKEQEVLEGVIVLLKRTLEQTDEQIRLNRTAKFYLEKDLQDKSAALKVDKFTANLTNNSPNIDYSPNVVRMEGQFSSSVAPKEWQDFTNTNIVNAGKQKNNSMAMRSLIDGILSQTTDDMLKQVQRVNQSFQFHIKETKDAKSRLEQQLSKVMDEISSQEKNIELLRKTIQDKEGPLMVAQMRLEIRAKRPNMELVRDPAQYRLISEVQEIIQSVDRLQATLGQAEAELRGLRRNQLALEEEIEIKTNSLYIDDVQCMNLRNSISINYF